A genomic stretch from Gorilla gorilla gorilla isolate KB3781 chromosome 20, NHGRI_mGorGor1-v2.1_pri, whole genome shotgun sequence includes:
- the CYP2A13 gene encoding cytochrome P450 2A13, with translation MLASGLLLVTLLACLTVMILMSVWRQRKSKGKLPPGPTPLPFVGNYLQLNTKQMYNSLMKISERYGPVFTIHLGPRRVVVLCGHDAVREALVDQAEEFSGRGEQATFDWLFKGYGVAFSNGERAKQLRRFSIATLRGFGVGKRGIEERIQEEADFLIEALRGTHGANIDPTFFLSRTVSNVISSIVFGDRFDYEDKEFLSLLRMMLGSFQFTATSTGQLYEMFSSVMKHLPGPQQQAFKELQGLEDFIAKKVEHNQRTLDPSSPRDFIDSFLIRMQEEEKNPNTEFYLKNLVMTTLNLFFAGTETVSTTLRYGFLLLMKHPEVEAKVHEEIDRVIGKNRQPKFEDRAKMPYTEAVIHEIQRFGDMLPMGLAHRVNKDTKFRDFFLPKGTEVFPMLGSVLRDPRFFSNPWDFNPQHFLDKKGQFKKSDAFVPFSIGKRYCFGEGLARMELFLFFTTIMQNFRFKSPQSPKDINVSPKHVGFATIPRNYTMSFQPR, from the exons atgctggcctcaGGGCTGCTTCTGGTGACCTTGCTGGCCTGCCTGACTGTGATGATCTTGATGTCTGTCTGGCGGCAGAGGAAGAGCAAGGGGAAGCTGCCTCCGGGACCCACCCCATTGCCCTTCGTTGGAAACTACCTGCAGCTGAACACAAAGCAGATGTATAACTCCCTCATGAAG ATCAGTGAGCGCTATGGCCCCGTGTTCACCATTCACCTGGGGCCCCGGCGGGTCGTGGTGCTGTGCGGACATGATGCCGTCAGGGAGGCTCTGGTGGACCAGGCTGAGGAGTTCAGCGGGCGAGGCGAGCAGGCCACCTTCGACTGGCTCTTCAAAGGCTATG GCGTGGCGTTCAGCAACGGGGAGCGCGCCAAGCAGCTCCGGCGCTTCTCCATCGCCACCCTAAGGGGTTTTGGCGTGGGCAAGCGCGGCATCGAGGAACGCATCCAGGAGGAGGCGGACTTCCTCATCGAGGCCCTCCGGGGCACGCACG GCGCCAATATCGATCCCACCTTCTTCCTGAGCCGCACCGTCTCCAATGTCATCAGCTCCATTGTCTTTGGGGACCGCTTTGACTATGAGGACAAAGAGTTCCTGTCACTGTTGCGCATGATGCTGGGAAGCTTCCagttcacggcaacctccacgGGGCAG CTCTATGAGATGTTCTCTTCGGTGATGAAACACCTGCCAGGACCACAGCAACAGGCCTTTAAGGAGCTGCAAGGGCTGGAGGACTTCATCGCCAAGAAGGTGGAGCACAACCAGCGCACGCTGGATCCCAGTTCCCCACGGGACTTCATCGACTCCTTTCTCATCCGCATGCAGGAG GAGGAGAAGAACCCCAACACAGAGTTCTACTTGAAGAACCTGGTGATGACCACTCTGAACCTCTTCTTTGCGGGCACTGAGACCGTGAGCACCACCCTGCGCTACGGCTTCCTGCTGCTCATGAAGCACCCAGAGGTGGAGG ccaaggTCCATGAGGAGATTGACAGAGTGATTGGCAAGAACCGGCAGCCCAAGTTTGAGGACCGGGCCAAGATGCCCTACACGGAGGCAGTGATCCACGAGATCCAAAGATTTGGAGACATGCTCCCCATGGGTTTGGCCCACAGGGTCAACAAGGACACCAAGTTTCGGGATTTCTTCCTCCCTAAG gGCACTGAAGTGTTCCCTATGCTGGGCTCCGTGCTGAGAGACCCCAGGTTCTTCTCCAACCCCTGGGACTTCAATCCCCAGCACTTCCTGGATAAGAAGGGGCAGTTTAAGAAGAGTGATGCTTTTGTGCCCTTTTCCATCG GAAAGCGGTACTGTTTTGGAGAAGGCCTGGCCAGAATGgagctctttctcttcttcaccaCCATCATGCAGAACTTTCGCTTCAAGTCCCCCCAGTCGCCTAAGGATATCAACGTGTCCCCCAAACACGTGGGCTTTGCCACGATCCCACGAAACTACACCATGAGCTTCCAGCCCCGCTGA